The segment CAAGGCTATTTTCTTCAAACTTCGGCACGAAGACATAGAGCAGACGTATTTCCGCATGCAGCAGGCGCGCCATCTCAATGGCAGGTGGCAGCGCTGCCTCCGCTTTAGTTGAGCCATCCAGCGGGACGAGGATCTGGGGCATTGCCCCTGTTTGCTGAACCTCCGCTGCCAGCGTCGTAGCAGGCGCGGCATCTGGAAGCAAAAACAGTGGTACCGGGGCGCTGCGTGCCACGCGCTCCGCGACACTGCCAAGCGCCCAACGGGCCAGCCCACTGCGACCATGGGTCGCCATGACGATCAGTTCGACCTGGCGTGCCATGGTCTGCTCGAGGATAGCCTCTGCTGGATTCCCCACGCGCGGGGCAGTTTCAACGGTCATCCCTTGATCCCGCAAGCACTGGGCTTGTTTTTCCAGGTAGCGAGCCGCAGCCTCGGTGGCTCGCACGCGCGCCTCCTCGCGGTCATCAAGATCCAACCAGGGTGAGAGATCAACTGCCCGGAATAGGATCAGCAGTGGCTCAAACGGCCTCTCACCGACAGGAGTCTGTTGCGCGAGTAATGCCGCCAGACCAAGCGCCCGCTCGGCTCGCGGAGAGCCATCGAGGGGGACGAAGATGCGCAAAAACATGGTTTCTCACTTTCTCGGCTTTTTGCCTACGGGAGTGTCATTTCTCGCGGAAAAACTCCCTGGTTGAGAAAGACTGTGCCATCCATCATCTGGTCTCTCAAGAAAAGCATAGCCCCTTTCCCTTGCGCTCGGGGTTGAAGTGGGTAACTGGAACGTTTCTCACTCATACGTGGTAGCGCATCTATGGCTGTCAGCAGAACCCGGCAAATACTGATCAAGGAAATTGTGGGAGACGGGTTCAGATGAGGGAGGTCAGCCCCTCTGACCTCCTGACTACCCCGTCCGACTGTTACCCAATAGCAACCTCACGCTACTGGGATTGCCACCCGCCCACGTTATCCTTATCTCAGCATCAAAGAGCAGTGATCCGTCCCAACGCGCATGCTGAGAGGGCCGTTTTAGCGAGCAGCCGGGTTTTCCTGGTCTCGCCGGATCGTCGAGTACAGCGATCTCTGTTGGTTAGCACTGATGGGACCGGGCTGCTGGTTGGCTATTTCTTTCACACGAGACCCGGAAAGGGGCCTATCATGAACGAATCACCTCGTTTCCAGCTTGCCGTTTCGCCCGAGCGCCTCGCGCGTCGTGTCGAGCTTGCCCAACTACCTGCGACCACTGCCGAGGTGTCGCCGCTGGAGGGTACTATCGGGCAGTCTCGCGCACTTGATGCGCTCGCTTTCGGCCTGGAGATCCACACGTCCGGCTATAACCTCTTTGTCGCTGGCCCCACGGGTTCGGGCCGCGAGCGCACAGTCCTGGACTTCCTGCGACGGTTCGCGCCGACCCGGCCCGCGCCGTCCGACTGGGTGTACGTCTACAACTTCGCCCAGCCGGACCACCCTAACGCCATCCCCCTTCCGCAGGGCCGGGGGCGTGCCTTCGCCGCTGACATCGATAGCTATCTCCAGGCGGCTCAGCGAGAGATCCCCCGCGCGTTCGAGAGCGAGGACTACGCCCGTCACCGGCGTGAGGCGCTCTCCGAACTAGCTCGGCAGCGCGAAGATCTGCTCAACGAGCTTCAGTCCTTCGCGCACGACCAGGGCTTTACTATCGAAATCACTCCATCCAGTATTGTGACGGTGCCTGTGAGGGAAGGGCGGCCACTTTCCCCAGAGGAGTTCCAGCAACTGCCCACCCAACTTCAGCAAGAATTGGAGCAGCGCATCCCTGAGGTCCAGGAACGTATCGCTGGCACGCTGCGCCAGCTTCACCAGCTTCAGAAGGAGGCGGTCGAGCGCATACGCCAGCTCGACCGCGATGTAGCGCGCTTCACCCTCGGCCCGCACCTGGATGAGCTGCGCGAGATGTACAGCGATCAACCCAAGGTGCTGGCCTACCTCGATCAGGTTCAGAGTGACCTGCCAGAGCATCTTGACGACTTTCGCGGCGGCGACGGCGAGGGCGAGCAGCAGACCCCTCTCACCCGCCAGTCTGGGCCGACCAGAGAGGAGCGCCTGGCGCGGTATCGCATCAATGTCTTCGTCGATCATGATGACTTCCGGGGGGCCCCGGTCATTGTGGAGCGCAACCCAACCTACTACAACCTGGCGGGCAGAATCGACTACCGCGCTACCTTTGGCGCCCTGGTAGCGGACTTCCGCCAGATCAAGCCAGGGGCGCTCCAGCGAGCCAATGGTGGGTTTCTCGTCCTGCACATCCTCGATGTTCTGCGTGCCCCGCTCGCCTGGGAGGCCCTCAAGCGTTCGCTCCGCTGCGGCGAGGTGACAATCGAGAACCTGGGAGAGCAGTACAGCGCACTTCCGACTGAGCAACTGCGGCCTGAGTCGATCCCGCTCGATGTCAAGGTGATCCTGCTCGGCCCGCCCGAAGTTTATGCCCTCCTCTATCAAGCCGACCCCGACTTCCAGGAGCTCTTCAAGGTTAAAGCCGACTTCGCCCCGGACATGGATTGGAATGATGAACACCTGGGCCATTATATGGCCTTCATCAGTCAGCGAGTACGCGAGGAGGGTCTGCATCACTTCGACCGCTCAGCACTGGGGCGCATCATCGAGTACGGCGCTCGGCTGCGTGAAGACCAACGCAAACTCTCCACTCGGCTGCGCGACATCGCCGATGTAGTCAGCGAGGCGAATTATTGGGCTGCGAAGTCCGATCACGATCTCGTGCAGGCCGCCGACGTAGACCAGGCAATCGCCAAACGGAAGAACCGCTCCAACCTCATCGAGGAGCGGCTCCAGGAGTGGATCGACAACGGCACCATCCTCATCGACACGGTGGGGGCCAGGGCCGCTCAGGTCAACGGCATGGCGGTCATCGACCTGGGCGGCTACGCATTTGGTCGTCCATCGCGCATTACTGCCCGCGTCTCCCCCGGTCGCGGCTCGGTGCAGAGCATCGAGCGCGAGATCGAGTTGTCGGGCCCGATCCACTCCAAGGGCTTTCTGATTCTTTCCGGCTACCTGTCCGGTCAGTACGCCCAGCAGTATCCGCTCGCGCTCTCAGCCACGATCACCTTTGAGCAGTCCTACGATGAAGTGGATGGGGATTCTGCCTCCTCGACCGAACTCTATGCGCTCCTCTCGGCTCTGGCCGATCTACCGCTTGCTCAGGGCATTGCCGTGACCGGCTCGGTCAATCAGCACGGCGAGATACAGGCAGTCGGTGGGGTCAATGCCAAGATCGAGGGCTTCTTCGCCGTTTGCAAGGCAAAAGGGCTGACTGGAGACCAGGGCGTCATCCTCCCGGCGGCGAACGTACCGAACCTGATGCTGGAGGAGGTGGTGATCGATGCGGTCAGGGCTGGACAGTTTCATATCTGGGGTGTGTGCACTATTGATGAGGGCATCGAACTGCTCACCGGTCGCCCGGCGGGTGAGCGCGTCGCCGATGGGCAGTACCCGGAAGGTACCGTCCATCGGTTGGTCGAAGACCGCCTGCGAGACTATGCTGAGTGCCTGCGCACCTTCAGCACAGACCACCGAACAGGCGCTGAGCGGGCCCCCAGGGCGGGTGATCTGAAGAGCGGTCGGTAGTTACCAGTGACGCGCCTGCCCGCAGCACACGGGCAGGCGCAGTCCCAATAAGTGAGCTGCCGATAAATCATTCCTGGTTATCTGCGATTGATGGGGCAGAGGCTTCCCCCTTAAGGAACCTATCCCTGATCGGTGTCACCCTAGCGGTTCACTGGGCGCTCCGGGGTCTCGATCTGATGCTCGCTGGCGATGTAGCGCTCCCGATCAACCGGCTGGAAGGCTGCCGCTTCGGCAGGCACTGGTGCCGGGACTGGCGCCTTGCGCCCAAAGATCTGATTGGTGCCCTTTTTGAGCAGCGCGATAGCAACCGGGTCTATGCCAAACAGCCCAGCCGTGCCACCCACCAGCAGAATCATCATCTCCAGGGTGAACATGGGCGGGTTGACGCCCGTTGAGCCAGCCAGCATGAAGAGCAGGTTGAGGAAGGCAGCCCAGAAGGCGGCAAAGCGCGTGAACAGCCCGATGCCCAGGGCGATGCCGATGAACAGCTCGCCAAAGGCGACCAGATAGCTAAAAGCCGTGGCGTTGGGCAGGAAGACGTGGTTAATCAGCCAGGCATACCAGCCCAGCACGCTCGGATGATCGCCACCGGTCTGCGCGGGCGAGGCCGCGAAGGTCAGGAACCCCTTGACCGCCGTGCCAGCCTTCGGGCCGACCCAGACCGCCGAGCTGGTACCCAGCTTCTCAGCCGACGCCGTAATCCACTCATAGGCCAGATACACTCGCACAAAGAACCAGAGAACACTACGAAGGTTGTTGTTGGTGTAGATGCGTTTCAACAGGTTCATGATGACGCCTCCTCGCGCGTGTGCTTGATGGTGAGCGGAGCGAGGGGGTGAAAGGTATGAATCCTTGCGCTTGCCTCGTTCCGTTCCTTTCGACACCTACAGCATACGACCCCTGAGTAGCAAGCGAGGTTAACGGCTCTTATAAAGTGGTAACAGTTCAGGGGACATCCCCGCTCACGCTCCACCTGCCGCGCTTCATGACCGACCAGCAGGCGCCTATTCTGGTGGCGCTGGACGGCTCGCTTCAGGTTCCTTTCTCTAGGATGGAACTGGCTCCTCAGTCGAGGAGCCAGCCGACACCTGATCAGCCCTGTGGCTCATGGAGCCGTATCAGTAATACCGGAACGTCGCTCTCGCGCAGTACCGTCTGGGCAACGCTGCCCAACAGGAACCGTCCCAGGCCGCTGCGACCATGCGAGGCCATCACCACCAGGCCCGCCTGGTGCGCCTTGGCGCTTTCATCAATGAACCAGGCGGGCGATCCTGTTGAGCTTTCACTGGTGGCGCGCACGCCCCGACTGGAGACCTCGTGCTGTTTGCGCTGGAGGTAGCTTCGCGTTTCTTCAATAGTCCTTTCCTCGATCTTGGCGAGAAGGATAGGATTATCAAGGGAAGCTAAAGCACTATGGGTCCGCTCAATCGCCCGCACTAGCAGCAGCGGATTGCCAAAGGTGGTTGCCAGTCCCTCAGCCAACGGCAGCGCGCTCTCGGACAGGAGTGAGCCATCCAGCGGGACAATAATGGGCGCAGCGGGATTCGTCATAAAACGAGGAAGCTGCGGCTGGTCCGTCTCTTCTTGAGCACTCTTCAAGGCCAGGATGGGCGCCCGCGTGTGTTCCAGAACCCCCATCGTGACGCTTGGGTGCAGGAGGGTTTCCGGCCACTTCCGCCCATGCGTACTCATCACAATCAGGTCAATATGGCGAAACTCTGCCTGATCGGCAATACCGAGAGCGGGAGCATCATAGGGAATCGCCGTGCGCACGGCGACCCCGGTTTTTCTGACGCGAGTGGCAACCGTATCCAGATAGCCCTCGGCCTCACGTAGCGCCTCAAGCTGCGCCAGGCCAGGATTAGCCCCAGGGAAGACATGCACCAGAATGGTGCGTACCAACAACATCCCCGCCTCAAAGCGCAGTGCCAGCGACGCGGCAGGCGCGAGCGCGGCTTCGGCATGTGGGGAGCCATCCAGTGGGACCAGAATGCGCTGAAACATCAGAGTGCTCCTATTTCTCACCAGTACGAGTAGTATCAGTCCAAACGGGGCTTCCTTGCCTTTACGTACCTTGAGCATAATGCTCCGACATAACGCTTCCGGTTATCGAGCGTTACAAAATGGTCAAAAGCTTGTCAAATGATCCAACTGCCGATTTGTTACCGTTTTGTTAGCTTCTGTTCTCGCCGCAGCAACCTGCCCACCTTACACTCCCCTCATAACAAAAGAGCATAGCAGAGGGAAGGAATAATCGTTCGTTCGCTTAGCGTGTGGTCTACCAGGAAGGGAATCCCTGGTAGAGTAAGGAGGGCTGTATGGCCTATCGTTTTCAGGTTGATGAGGGGGCGTGCATCAACTGCGGCATCTGCATGGATCTGTGTCCGGTTCGGTGCCTGGATATGACCCGCCCCCAGGGCCAGGCGGGCGCGCCGCCAACACCTATTCCCTTTGGGGCCGCAAACGGGCCAGAGTTGATGGCAACGCCTGTGCAGATTGCCGCCTGCGTTGGCTGCCAGGTCTGCTTCCAGGAATGTCCAACTCAGGCCATCACAATCGAAGCAGGGGTCGGCAAAGTGGTCTTCGCCGCGCCGCAGGGGCCCATCGAGCATCCGCCAGCAGACGAGGATGGCAAGGTCTGGTATCCGCTCCAGGCGTATACCGCCGTGGTGGCAGAGGTACCGGGCGAGGCCCCCTATGATGCGCTGCTGCACTGGAAGGTGGCGCACACCACCGAATCCTGGCAGATCTGGCGGAGCTGGCTGGGTGAGGCGAACCAGACGATCAAGGCTCCCTGCCAGGAAGCGTGCCCCGTTGGTACCAATGCGGGTTTGTATGTCGGGTTGATCGCAGAGGGACGCTATGAGGAAGCACTGGCCGTCGCCGCTGAGCCAAATCCGTTCCCAGTGATCTGTGGTCGGGTCTGCACCGCGCCCTGCGAGGATGCCTGCCGACGCGGCGAATTTGAGCAGCCCATCGCCATCCGTGATCTGAAGCGCTTCGCTTCCGATCACGGCTACGCCGGACGGCGCTTCCTCAAGCCGCCTAAGGAACGCTTTGCTGAGCGCGTCGCCATCGTTGGCTCCGGCCCGACCGGACTCAGCGCGGCCTATTACCTGGCGCGGCGGGGCTATCCGGTCACAATCTACGAGGCGATGCCAGTGGCCGGGGGGATGATGTCGATTGGCATCCCCGAATACCGGCTGCCGAGGGTGGAGCTCAATCGAGACATCCAGGCGATCATCGACCTGGGCGTAGAGGTGCGCACCAACACCGCTATTGGCCGCGATGTCTCGCTGGATGAGCTGCGCCGGGAGTATCAGGCAGTGCTGATTGCGGTGGGTGCGCAGAAGAGCCAGCGGCTGGGGCTGGCTGATGAAAACCAGTTGGCGGGCGTCATCCCGGCCACCGGCTTCCTGAAAGACTTCAATCTGGGCGTCGAAACCAATCTCTCCGGCAAAGTCGTGGCGGTGGTCGGCGGCGGCAGCACCGCGATGGACGCGGCGCGCTCGGCCTGGCGCTCTGGCGCACAAGCAGTGCATATTCTTTATCGCCGCACTCAGGCCGAGATGCCCGCGCAGAAAGAGGAAGTGCGCGCCGCCCTTGAAGAGGGCTTGACACTGCACGAACTGGCCGCGCCTATAGAACTCAAGGGACAGCAAGGCACGCTGAAGAGTGTGGTTTGCCAGCGGATGAAGCTGGGCGAGCCGGACGCAGCAGGCCACAGACGGCCTGTGCCGATTGAAGGCGCCACATTTGAACTGGCCGTGGAGGTGATTCTGGTCGCCATTGGCGAAGCGCCTGACCCCTCCTTCTTGCCAGAAGGTACACAGGTAGAGATCGCCGCTTGGGGTGGGCTGATGATTAACCCCCAAACGTTAGCGACGGGGCAACCAGGTGTCTTTGCTGCTGGCGACGCCACCTATGGCCCGCGCTCGATCATTCACGCTGCCGCGCATGGCCGCCAGGCGGCGCGCGCAATCCATGCCTATTTGCGCGGCTTACCGCCAGAGCAGATCGCCGAACTGCCAGAAGATGAGTTGCAGACACCTTCAACCTTGCCCGATGGGGCCGTCGAAGTGTACCTGGCGACGAAGCCGCGCACCGAGATGTCGCTGCGCTCCGCCGACCAATCGCGTGACAAGACAAGCGAGTTCGCTCTCGGCTTGACCGAGAGCCAGGCCCGCGCCGAAGCCCAGCGATGCTTGCGCTGCGATCTGGCGTATCTGTGCCCAACCATTAAAGATGCCAACCGCACACGAGAACGAGTAGGCACGCTGGCGCCGAATCGAAGCCAGGGTGTATAGCAACGACAGGGGCTGAGGAGCATCAAGGGCCATTTGCTGGATTCTCAGCCCACTCAAGAAAGGGGTCTATCTCATGAACGTTAACGATCTGACCAATGCGATCATCGATGGGATTAATGGCGGCGGCGAACAATTTATCGAAGGCACCCTGGCAGCGGTTCTGCCCATCCTCTGGATTACCATCCTGGCGCTGCACCTGGGGCGGCCCTATCTGCTCGGAATGATGAGCAAGTTTACCTTGCGGCTGGGCGCGGACCTGCTCTGGATGGTCTATGCAGGCGCCCGCGACTTCCTGATTGTGACCGGCTTTGTGATGAGTTTTATGTACTTCTTCCCAGACGTGGTAAACGAAAATCCGCTGCCGGTGACCGGCGGTTTGGCAGCAAGCTGCTTCTTTGCCGTCTTGCTGGTCAAGCTGGTAAGCAAAGGCGATGACAACGACGAGCGTATCTACACCATCAACTCGTTTCTGCTGGGGCTGGGCGCGCTGCTCTATCTCATCCCCTACGTGCTGGGCACGCAAGCCAACGCCGTCGCGGCTGGCGGCCTGAGTAATCTTTCAACCAGCCTGGTCAGCAACACCAATCCGATACTGGCCGCCTGGCTCACACTCATTGCCGTCGGCCTGGTTGCTCTCATGGGGATTGTCGCGGTGATGTATTCGCTGCGTGCTCCAGCCAAACCGGCGGAAGAGCAAGCGGCAGCATAGGAACCTGAAGCAGATTCCTGGCGTGCCTGATCGTTCTGATTACAGCTGATCGCCTCCCGACCTCAGGATGCCTGAGGCAGCGGACCTGATCGTAAAGGAGTTTTTCGATGCTCGCTCAAATTGCACCCGCTCCACTCTCACCTGACGATGTTGCCACTGCGATCACCAACGCGCTGGTGCAGGGTGGCTCACAATGGCTGATCTTGAGTGTCGTCGCGTTTCTGCCCGCGCTGTGGACGACCATCTTGCTGCTGCACATCGGGCGGCCCTACCTCACGCGCGTGCTGCGCAAGAGCGGCTTGCGCTTGGGGGCTGATGTATGGTGGATGTCCTACGTTTTAATGCGCGATGCCTTTATGCTCGCAACCTTCGTGTTGAGCTTTGTCTTCTTTATGCCCAATCTGGTGGCAACCCTACCGCTGCCGCTCACCGGCTCGCTTTCAGCGCTCTTCTTGCTGCTGGCACTGATCGTGAAGTTAGTGCGCAAGGCCGATGATGATCTGGGTGCGTATCGGCTCTCAACCTTCCTGCTGGTCATTGGCGCAACCCTCTACTTCGTTCCGCAGGTGCTGGCAGTAGAAGGGGCCAGTTTGGCCGAGAACTTTGCTTCTGACGGGTACGCCAATTTTGTCAGCTTCTTTGCCACTACCAGCAATCTCGCCTGGGCTTGGCCGCTGACCTACATTTCTATGGCCGGGGTTCTGATCGTTGGCGCATATGTCTTCTTCTGGGCCATCACTAATGCCAACCGCAAGGCACGCGAAGTGATGGCAAAGCAGGCCAAAACGCCGACGGTTGCTGCGGCGGCAGGCGATTAAACGAGGCCCAGTCACTTTTGGTGAGAGGTGCCCAGAGTTTCTTCTGGGCGCCTCTTTTCGAGGCTATCAGCAAACGAGGTCATGATGCGGCAGACAACTTCCTCTGCGCTCGCAGAGCAACCGCCCAGCTCCAGCCAGGGGCTGACAAGTGCAGAGGCTGAGCTTCGGCTGGCAGCAGTCGGCCCCAATGAACCAACCCCAGTGCAGCAGGCAGCGGTGCTGCGGCAACTGCTGCTCTTTCTCACCAACCCACTGGTGGTGATTTTGCTGGCTGCCAGTATCGTTGCTGGGGCGTTGGGCGAAGTGGTCAATGCCATCATCATCACTGTGATGGTGCTGCTGAGCATTGCGCTCAATTTTATCCAGACCGCGCGCTCGCAGCAGGCCGCTGACCGGCTGCGCGCTCAGGTGGCGCCAACCGCCACCGTCAGGCGCGATGGTGACTGGCGCGAACTGCCACGCCGCGCGGTCGTGCCGGGCGACCTCATTCGCCTCAGAGCTGGTGACCTCATTCCCGCCGATGCGCTGCTCGTCGAAGCACATGACCTGCACGTCCAGCAGGCCGCGCTGACTGGCGAGTCGCTGCCGGTGGAGAAAGAGACCTCCGAGCCAGCAGAAGTCGCATCGTCTCCTGCTGAGGCGCAAAACCGGGTCTTTCTGGGCACCTCGGTGGTGAGTGGTACGGCAACGGCGCGGGTGACGGCCACGGGTCGGCAGACCGCTTTTGGTGATATCGCAGCGCGCCTGGCAGCCAAACCGCCGGAGACCGAGTTCGAGCGAGGCATGCGGCGCTTCGGTCTGCTCATCATGCGCACCGTCGTCTTCCTGGTGCTCTTTGTCTTCCTGGTCAATGTGGTCGCTCGTCGTGATCTGTTTGAGTCGTTGCTCTTTGCCATTGCCCTGGCGGTGGGCCTGACGCCAGAGTTTCTGCCCATGATTACCAGCGTGACGCTGGGGCAAGGCGCGCTGCATATGGCGCGCCGGAAGGTCATTGTCAAGCACCTGGCCGCCATTCAGAACTTTGGCAGCATCGATGTCCTGTGCAGCGACAAGACCGGCACGCTGACTAGCAGCGATATGGAGTTAAGCCAGGTGTTTGACCCGCTGGGCCAGCCTTCGGAACGTGCCCTCTTGCTGACCTACCTTAATAGCTTTCATGAAACTGGCATTAAAAGCCCGCTTGATATAGCGATTCTGAAGCATGTCAGCCTGGATGTACAGAGTTATCGCAAGCTGGGCGAAATCCCCTTTGATTTCGAGCGCCGCCGGCTCTCGGTGGCAGTGGAGCATGAGGGTGAGCGCCTCTTGATTACCAAAGGCGCACCTGAAAGCGTGCTGGCTGGCTGTATCAGCTATGAGGTCAACGGCCAGCAACATCCTCTGGACACTCAAACACGGAACAAGTGCGAGGCAACCTATAAACACCTGAGCGCACAGGGCTATCGCGTGCTGGCGGTGGCTTATCGTTCGCTGCCCATGCAGCCTGCCTATCGGCTTCATGACGAGAGGGAACTGGTGCTGGTCGGCTATGCAGCGTTCTTTGATCCCCCGCTGGAAGATAGCGCTGCGGTGTTGGAACGGCTGCGGCGCGACGGCATCCAGGTCAAGATTCTCAGTGGCGATAATGAACTGGTCACGCGCCATGTCTGCGAGCAGGTGGGCTTGGACCCTGGGCGGATTGTCCTGGGTGAGGAGCTTGAACGGATGACTGATGCAGCTCTGGCGCATATTGCCGAACAGACCACGATCTTTGCACGAGTCTCGCCCGCGCAAAAGAACCGCATTATCCTGGCGCTGAAAAACCGCAGTCACGTCGTCGGCTTTCTGGGCGATGGCATTAACGACGCGCCTTCGCTGCACGCCGCCGATGTGGGTATTTCTGTCTCCACCGCCGTTGATGTCGCCAAAGACGCCGCCGAGATCATCCTGTTGGAACGCAGTCTGCGTGTCCTACATCAAGGCATTCTGGAAGGGCGCAAGGCATTTGGGAACGTGATGAAGTATCTGCTGATGGGCACCAGTTCGAATTTTGGCAATATGTTCAGCATGGCTGGAGCAGTAGTGTTCTTGCCGTTTCTGCCGATGCTGCCCACCCAGATTCTGCTCAATAACTTTCTCTATGATCTGGCCCAGGTGACCATTCCAACCGATAACGTGGACGCTAGCTTTGTGAAGAAGCCGCACCGTTGGGATATTACCCTCATTCGCAATTTCATGATTATCATTGGCCCGATCAGTTCGATCTTCGATTTTCTGACCTTCTTTATTCTGCTGCGTGTGTTCAACGCTTCCGAGTCATTGTTCCATACGGGCTGGTTTGTCGAGTCACTAGCCACGCAAACGCTGGTGCTGTTTATTATCCGCACAGCAGGCAACCCGCTGCACAGCAGACCAAGCCGTCCGCTCATCCTGACGACGCTGCTGATTGTTACCGTTGCCAGCATCTTGCCTTTTACGCCCCTGGCGAACCCGCTGGGGTTCACGCCGCTGCCGTTGACTTATTTCGCGTTCCTGGCGGGCATGACGGCGCTCTATCTATTCCTGGTAGAGTTGGTGAAACGCCGACTGATGAGTAGGATGCTGGGCTAACGCCCATCACGCCCGCGATAGGTGCGGAGATAAAAGAAGGAGTGATCTATGACGACATGGTGTGATCGAGAAACCGCCGTCAAGGCAATTACTTCCGGCAATCGCGTCTTTGTCCAGGGCGCCTGCTCGACGCCCACGCCCCTGCTTGAGGCGCTGGTGGCACGCGGCGAAGCGCTCTCGAACGTGGAGATTGTGCATCTGCATACCTACGGCCCGACGCCATACACCGAGGAGTGCTGGCGCGGCCATTTCAGCCTGCGCGCCCTCTTTGTGGGTGAGAATGTGCGCCAGGCTGCCAACACCGGGCGCGCCAGCTATACCCCCGTCTTTCTGGCCGATGTCCCCGCGCTCTTTGCTCCTGACAGGGAACTGCCGCTGGATGTGGCCTTTGTCCAGGTCTCGCCGCCCGATGCGCATGGCTATTGCTCGCTGGGGTCATCGGTAGATGCCACCCGTTCTGCTGTTGACCATGCTAGGATGGTCGTGGCGCTGGTCAATCCGCAGGTACCCCGCACGCACGGGGACAGCTTCATCCACGTCGCGCGGCTGGACTATGCCGTGCACTGGGACGCCCCCCTCTATACCGTGGAGCGTCCCGTGCCCGATGACGTGCAACTGACAATTGGCCGCCATGTGGCCGGGCTGGTGGAAGATGGCGCGACACTCCAACTGGGCATCGGCGCCATCCCTGACGCCGTGCTTCAGGCTCTGACCGACCGGCACGATCTGGGCGTGCATAGTGAAATGTTCTCCGATGGCGTGTTCGATCTGGTCGAGCGCGGCGTCATCACCGGAACACGCAAATCCCTTGATCGCGGCAAGATTGTCGCCAGCTTTGTGGTCGGGTCACAGCGGCTGCTGGATTTTATCGATGATAACCCAATGGTGGAACTGCACCCCTCGGATTATACCAATGATACCCGTATCATCCGCCAGTTTGAGCACATGGTGGCTATCAACAGCGCCATTCAGGTGGACCTGACCGGCCAGGTCTGTGCCGAATCCATCGGCACGCGCCTCTACAGCGGGGTCGGCGGCCAGATGGATTTCCTGCGGGGTGCGGCGCTGGCAAAGGAGGGGCGGCCCATCATCGCGCTGCCTGCCACCGCGCGGATGCCCCATGCCAGCGGCATCAAAGCCTCGCGCGCGTTTCTGGAGCCAGTGGACGAGCTGGTCTCGCGCATTGTGCCCGTGATGACGCCCGGCGCTGCTGTGACGACCTCGCGGGCGCATGTGCATTACGTCGTTACCGAGTACGGTGTGGCCGCGCTGCATGGCAGCGACTTGGCTGAGCGCGCCCGCAGCCTGATCGCCATCGCCGCGCCGCAGTTCCGCGAAGAGTTGGAGCGCGCCGCCTACGAACTGCGCCTGCTGGCGTAGCAAGCCGAGGAGGTAGTTGCTTGCCGCGCTGCGGTCCCTGGCGACGGACCATTCCCGGCCAGAGACCGCAGCGCGGCAACAGTATCACACCCGCGCAGGCGGGACCAGATACCAGTAGGCTTTATTGAACAGCATCTTTTCCAGGTGATAGAACCAGCCTGGCTTAGGCGGTACGGGCGGATGCTCATAATCGAACTCGATGCGCGTGGCCTGGGCATAGCCTGTCTCCATGAAACACATCACTCGCCCATCGTAGCAGCCCT is part of the Ktedonobacterales bacterium genome and harbors:
- the mgtA gene encoding magnesium-translocating P-type ATPase, which encodes MPRVSSGRLFSRLSANEVMMRQTTSSALAEQPPSSSQGLTSAEAELRLAAVGPNEPTPVQQAAVLRQLLLFLTNPLVVILLAASIVAGALGEVVNAIIITVMVLLSIALNFIQTARSQQAADRLRAQVAPTATVRRDGDWRELPRRAVVPGDLIRLRAGDLIPADALLVEAHDLHVQQAALTGESLPVEKETSEPAEVASSPAEAQNRVFLGTSVVSGTATARVTATGRQTAFGDIAARLAAKPPETEFERGMRRFGLLIMRTVVFLVLFVFLVNVVARRDLFESLLFAIALAVGLTPEFLPMITSVTLGQGALHMARRKVIVKHLAAIQNFGSIDVLCSDKTGTLTSSDMELSQVFDPLGQPSERALLLTYLNSFHETGIKSPLDIAILKHVSLDVQSYRKLGEIPFDFERRRLSVAVEHEGERLLITKGAPESVLAGCISYEVNGQQHPLDTQTRNKCEATYKHLSAQGYRVLAVAYRSLPMQPAYRLHDERELVLVGYAAFFDPPLEDSAAVLERLRRDGIQVKILSGDNELVTRHVCEQVGLDPGRIVLGEELERMTDAALAHIAEQTTIFARVSPAQKNRIILALKNRSHVVGFLGDGINDAPSLHAADVGISVSTAVDVAKDAAEIILLERSLRVLHQGILEGRKAFGNVMKYLLMGTSSNFGNMFSMAGAVVFLPFLPMLPTQILLNNFLYDLAQVTIPTDNVDASFVKKPHRWDITLIRNFMIIIGPISSIFDFLTFFILLRVFNASESLFHTGWFVESLATQTLVLFIIRTAGNPLHSRPSRPLILTTLLIVTVASILPFTPLANPLGFTPLPLTYFAFLAGMTALYLFLVELVKRRLMSRMLG
- a CDS encoding FAD-dependent oxidoreductase, yielding MAYRFQVDEGACINCGICMDLCPVRCLDMTRPQGQAGAPPTPIPFGAANGPELMATPVQIAACVGCQVCFQECPTQAITIEAGVGKVVFAAPQGPIEHPPADEDGKVWYPLQAYTAVVAEVPGEAPYDALLHWKVAHTTESWQIWRSWLGEANQTIKAPCQEACPVGTNAGLYVGLIAEGRYEEALAVAAEPNPFPVICGRVCTAPCEDACRRGEFEQPIAIRDLKRFASDHGYAGRRFLKPPKERFAERVAIVGSGPTGLSAAYYLARRGYPVTIYEAMPVAGGMMSIGIPEYRLPRVELNRDIQAIIDLGVEVRTNTAIGRDVSLDELRREYQAVLIAVGAQKSQRLGLADENQLAGVIPATGFLKDFNLGVETNLSGKVVAVVGGGSTAMDAARSAWRSGAQAVHILYRRTQAEMPAQKEEVRAALEEGLTLHELAAPIELKGQQGTLKSVVCQRMKLGEPDAAGHRRPVPIEGATFELAVEVILVAIGEAPDPSFLPEGTQVEIAAWGGLMINPQTLATGQPGVFAAGDATYGPRSIIHAAAHGRQAARAIHAYLRGLPPEQIAELPEDELQTPSTLPDGAVEVYLATKPRTEMSLRSADQSRDKTSEFALGLTESQARAEAQRCLRCDLAYLCPTIKDANRTRERVGTLAPNRSQGV
- a CDS encoding acetyl-CoA hydrolase/transferase C-terminal domain-containing protein: MTTWCDRETAVKAITSGNRVFVQGACSTPTPLLEALVARGEALSNVEIVHLHTYGPTPYTEECWRGHFSLRALFVGENVRQAANTGRASYTPVFLADVPALFAPDRELPLDVAFVQVSPPDAHGYCSLGSSVDATRSAVDHARMVVALVNPQVPRTHGDSFIHVARLDYAVHWDAPLYTVERPVPDDVQLTIGRHVAGLVEDGATLQLGIGAIPDAVLQALTDRHDLGVHSEMFSDGVFDLVERGVITGTRKSLDRGKIVASFVVGSQRLLDFIDDNPMVELHPSDYTNDTRIIRQFEHMVAINSAIQVDLTGQVCAESIGTRLYSGVGGQMDFLRGAALAKEGRPIIALPATARMPHASGIKASRAFLEPVDELVSRIVPVMTPGAAVTTSRAHVHYVVTEYGVAALHGSDLAERARSLIAIAAPQFREELERAAYELRLLA